The Curtobacterium sp. MCSS17_015 genomic sequence CGTCGCCACCACCGGGGACTGGCGTGGCACGGTGGTGGCGGTGTTCCAGCCGGCGGAAGAGGTCATCTCCGGTGCACGGGCCATGATCGAGGACGGCCTCGTCGAGCGCTTCCCGGAGCCGACCGTCGTGCTCGGACAGCACTCCGCTCCGGCGCCGGTCGGGGTGGTCGCGGTCGGTGCCGGTGCCGTGATGGCGTCGAGCGACCGCTTCACGGTGACGTTCAACGGCCGTGGGGCGCACGGCTCGGCCCCCCAGGCGTCCCTCGACCCGATCGTCACCGCTGCGTCCGCCGTCGTCCGGCTGCAGACGATCGTGTCGCGCGAGGTCTCCCCGAGCGACGCCGGTGTCGTCACGGTCGGCTCGTTCCACGCCGGCACACGGCCGAACATCATCCCGGACACCGCCGTGATCGAGATCTCGACCCGAGCCCGCAACGAGGAGACCCGGGCGCGGATCATCGCGTCGATCGAGCGGATCGTCCGGGCCGAGAGCGAGGCCGGGGGACTGGCCGAGCCGACGATCGAGCGTGCGCCGGGAGCGGACGTCCTCGTCAACGACCCCGAGCAGGCCGCCGTCGTCCTGGCCGCCGTGCGCGCCGTCGTGCCGCACGCCGTCGACATGGAGTCGGGGCTGGCGATGGCGTCGGAGGACGTCGGACAGCTCGCCACCGCAGCCGGCGCCCCGATCGTGTACTGGTTCACCGGCATCACCGACCCCGAGCTGTTCCGCCGCGGTGCGGAGATCCCGAGCAACCACTCGCCGTTCTACGCACCGCAGGCGGAGACGTCGATCCCGGTCGGGGTCGACGCCCTCGTCGCGGCGGCCCGGGCCTACCTCTCCTGACGCCCGCCGAGGCGACTTCCC encodes the following:
- a CDS encoding amidohydrolase, with amino-acid sequence MTLDLLSIYQDLHAHPELGFQEHRTAGVIADRLAEIGGVTVTPGVGGTGVVGVLENGDGPVLWLRADMDGLPVQERTGLPYASTYRGTDEDGNEGPTMHACGHDMHVTWLLGALERLVATTGDWRGTVVAVFQPAEEVISGARAMIEDGLVERFPEPTVVLGQHSAPAPVGVVAVGAGAVMASSDRFTVTFNGRGAHGSAPQASLDPIVTAASAVVRLQTIVSREVSPSDAGVVTVGSFHAGTRPNIIPDTAVIEISTRARNEETRARIIASIERIVRAESEAGGLAEPTIERAPGADVLVNDPEQAAVVLAAVRAVVPHAVDMESGLAMASEDVGQLATAAGAPIVYWFTGITDPELFRRGAEIPSNHSPFYAPQAETSIPVGVDALVAAARAYLS